In the Gymnodinialimonas sp. 202GB13-11 genome, one interval contains:
- a CDS encoding ABC transporter ATP-binding protein, whose amino-acid sequence MSDTAIEFKDVVKRYGTALAVDRISFSIKKGELVTFLGPSGCGKTTSLRLIAGLELPTEGQVMIAGRDVSNDPASERNVGMVFQSYALFPHMTVLENVAYGPTIRGVSKAEARERATEILDQVGLAGLGARLPSELSGGQQQRVAVARAIVQQPDVLLFDEPLSNVDAKLRRKVRAEIRDLQQRFGLTAVYVTHDQEEALAVSDRIVVMKMGQIAQIGTPDELYERPASSFVADFIGDANLIEGRIASGRFLAAHLDLPVDAPDGTVTATIRPERIALSAGGAAKIMSASYLGSRMEYVVQDEDLEFLVSRPISEPRYQSGDAVDLKIDPADLILVP is encoded by the coding sequence ATGTCTGACACAGCCATCGAATTCAAAGATGTGGTCAAGCGATACGGCACGGCGCTGGCGGTCGACCGCATTTCCTTCTCGATCAAGAAAGGGGAGCTTGTGACGTTCCTCGGCCCGTCGGGTTGCGGCAAAACCACCTCGTTGCGGCTCATCGCGGGCCTGGAGTTGCCGACCGAAGGACAAGTGATGATCGCCGGGCGGGACGTGAGCAATGATCCTGCGTCGGAACGCAATGTAGGCATGGTCTTCCAGTCCTACGCGCTGTTCCCGCACATGACTGTACTCGAAAACGTCGCCTACGGGCCGACGATCCGGGGTGTCTCGAAGGCCGAGGCGCGGGAGCGGGCGACCGAAATCCTCGATCAAGTGGGCCTCGCGGGCCTTGGCGCGCGCCTGCCGTCGGAGCTCTCTGGCGGCCAACAACAGCGCGTGGCTGTCGCCCGCGCGATCGTCCAGCAGCCGGACGTTTTGTTGTTCGATGAGCCGCTGTCGAATGTCGACGCAAAGCTGCGCCGCAAGGTCCGGGCTGAAATCCGCGACCTGCAACAGCGCTTTGGCCTGACGGCTGTTTACGTCACCCACGACCAAGAAGAGGCACTGGCGGTCTCGGACCGGATCGTCGTCATGAAGATGGGCCAGATCGCTCAGATCGGGACGCCGGATGAGTTGTATGAACGCCCGGCCTCGTCCTTCGTCGCGGACTTCATCGGGGACGCCAACTTGATTGAGGGGCGGATTGCTTCTGGCCGGTTCCTGGCCGCCCATCTGGATTTGCCCGTCGATGCACCCGATGGCACCGTAACGGCCACGATCCGGCCCGAACGGATTGCGCTGTCCGCTGGCGGTGCCGCGAAAATCATGTCGGCCAGTTACCTCGGAAGCCGCATGGAATACGTCGTGCAGGATGAGGATCTGGAATTCCTCGTCTCCCGCCCGATTTCCGAGCCGCGTTATCAAAGCGGTGATGCTGTTGATCTCAAGATCGACCCCGCTGACCTGATCCTTGTTCCATAG
- the hmgA gene encoding homogentisate 1,2-dioxygenase codes for MTEQSTPRPMIQAPSHPGAHEGYMPGFGNDFETEALPGALPQGMNSPQKVNYGLYGEQLSGTAFTDVRPERTWCYRIRPSVKHSHRYEKIDLPYWKSAPHVDPDVISLGQYRWDPVPHQDTPLTWLTGMRTMTTAGDVNTQVGMATHVYLVTQSMVDEYFYSADSELLVVPQEGRLRFCTELGIIDVEPQEIAILPRGLVYRVEVLDGPARGFVCENYGAKFEMPGRGPIGANCMANPRDFKAPVAAYEDREVPSTITIKWCGQFHTSQIAQSPLDVVAWHGNYAPLKYDLKTYCPVGAILFDHPDPSIFTVLTAPSGQPGVANIDFVLFRERWMVAEDTFRPPWYHKNIMSELMGNIYGQYDAKPKGFIPGGISLHNMMLPHGPDKIAFEGASNADLKAEKLDNTMSFMFETRFPQHLTAFAANEAPLQDDYIDCWTSLEKKFDGTPGKK; via the coding sequence ATGACCGAACAATCCACGCCACGTCCGATGATTCAGGCCCCAAGCCATCCCGGCGCACATGAGGGCTACATGCCCGGTTTCGGCAACGATTTTGAGACCGAGGCGCTGCCCGGTGCCCTTCCGCAAGGCATGAACTCGCCCCAGAAGGTGAATTACGGCCTCTATGGTGAGCAGCTTTCCGGCACCGCCTTCACCGATGTCCGTCCGGAACGCACGTGGTGCTACCGCATTCGGCCATCCGTGAAACACTCGCACCGCTATGAGAAGATCGATCTGCCCTATTGGAAATCGGCGCCCCACGTGGACCCGGATGTGATCTCTCTTGGGCAGTATAGGTGGGATCCTGTGCCCCACCAGGACACGCCGCTGACTTGGCTGACGGGCATGCGCACGATGACCACCGCGGGCGACGTAAACACGCAAGTGGGCATGGCGACCCATGTCTATCTGGTCACTCAGAGCATGGTGGATGAGTACTTCTACTCCGCCGACAGTGAACTGCTAGTCGTTCCCCAAGAAGGCCGGCTGCGGTTCTGCACAGAGTTGGGGATCATCGATGTGGAGCCGCAGGAAATCGCCATCCTCCCCCGTGGTCTCGTCTACCGGGTGGAGGTCCTCGACGGTCCCGCCCGCGGCTTTGTTTGCGAGAACTACGGCGCCAAGTTTGAGATGCCGGGCCGTGGCCCAATCGGGGCCAATTGCATGGCCAACCCGCGTGATTTCAAGGCCCCCGTCGCGGCCTATGAAGACCGAGAAGTGCCTTCTACAATCACCATCAAATGGTGCGGCCAATTCCACACGAGCCAGATTGCGCAAAGCCCGCTGGATGTCGTGGCGTGGCACGGCAACTACGCGCCCTTGAAGTATGACTTGAAAACCTACTGCCCCGTGGGCGCAATCCTGTTTGATCACCCCGATCCTTCGATCTTCACGGTCTTAACCGCGCCAAGCGGTCAGCCGGGGGTGGCCAATATCGACTTTGTGCTGTTCCGAGAACGCTGGATGGTGGCAGAGGATACCTTCCGCCCGCCTTGGTATCACAAGAACATCATGTCCGAGCTGATGGGCAACATCTACGGCCAGTACGACGCTAAGCCAAAGGGGTTCATCCCCGGCGGCATCTCACTGCACAACATGATGCTGCCCCATGGCCCCGACAAGATCGCCTTCGAGGGCGCGTCGAATGCTGATCTGAAGGCCGAGAAGCTCGACAACACGATGTCGTTCATGTTCGAGACCCGCTTCCCTCAACACCTGACCGCCTTCGCTGCGAACGAGGCCCCGCTGCAGGACGACTACATCGATTGCTGGACCTCGCTTGAGAAGAAGTTCGACGGCACGCCGGGCAAGAAATGA
- a CDS encoding inositol monophosphatase, with protein MADALTARAELASDLARRAGQLALDYYRNRDTLVVETKEDELDLVSIADRAVEDMIRTAIAEHFPDDAILGEEGGATDGASGLTWVIDPIDGTVPFLMGLPHWCVVLTLVEGKKTHLGVIDVPIPGEHFAARAGKGVTLDGNRLALDPSKRIDQGLVAVGASSRTGPGPTVGIIAQLMDAGSMYYRNGSGANMLACVAAGRLAGYVEFAMNPWDSLAGLLMIEEAGGVIHPYPADARLGLCMGASPGVWDDLERIVASEFDGGLPAPEY; from the coding sequence ATGGCCGATGCCCTCACTGCCCGCGCCGAGCTGGCCTCAGACCTTGCGCGGCGCGCGGGCCAGCTTGCGCTGGATTACTACCGCAACCGCGACACGCTGGTGGTCGAGACGAAGGAGGATGAGTTGGATCTCGTCTCCATCGCCGACCGCGCGGTGGAGGATATGATACGTACCGCGATTGCCGAACACTTCCCCGATGACGCGATATTGGGCGAAGAGGGGGGGGCAACCGATGGCGCGTCGGGCCTGACCTGGGTGATTGATCCGATTGATGGGACTGTGCCCTTCCTGATGGGTCTGCCGCATTGGTGCGTGGTGCTGACTCTTGTGGAGGGCAAGAAGACCCATTTGGGCGTGATCGACGTGCCGATCCCAGGCGAGCATTTTGCGGCGCGCGCGGGAAAGGGGGTGACGCTTGATGGCAATCGCCTAGCGCTTGATCCATCCAAGCGGATTGATCAGGGCCTTGTCGCTGTTGGGGCGTCGTCGCGCACCGGGCCAGGTCCGACTGTCGGGATCATCGCCCAGCTTATGGACGCAGGCAGCATGTATTACCGCAACGGTTCGGGCGCGAACATGCTGGCGTGCGTCGCGGCGGGGCGCCTTGCGGGTTACGTGGAGTTTGCGATGAACCCGTGGGATAGCTTGGCAGGCTTGCTCATGATCGAAGAGGCGGGAGGAGTAATCCACCCTTACCCCGCTGACGCGCGCCTTGGGCTTTGCATGGGGGCCTCACCGGGCGTTTGGGATGATCTGGAACGCATCGTTGCGTCTGAATTCGATGGCGGACTGCCTGCGCCCGAATACTGA
- a CDS encoding 2-dehydropantoate 2-reductase, translating into MKICIFGAGAIGGYMGAKLAEAGADVSLVARGPHLAAMQGDGLTLIEDGVRKTVPVTASDNAADLGVQDYVIVTLKAHSVPPVVPKMAPLIGSETTIVSGVNGVPWWYFHGLEGPYEGTRLQTVDPGNAQWDGFGPDRVLGCVVYPAAEVAEPGVINHIEGNRFSLGEPDGSKSERAMRLSKALMAAGLKAPVRPRLRDEIWVKLWGNLSFNPISALTHATLDVLCTDPGTRAVARNMMLEAQTIAEALGVKFPIDVDRRIDGGAAVGAHRTSMLQDLDAGRPMEIDALLGSVQELGRITGHATPTIDTVLALTQLRGRVAGLYS; encoded by the coding sequence ATGAAGATTTGCATCTTCGGGGCGGGCGCCATTGGCGGCTACATGGGCGCAAAGCTGGCCGAAGCTGGGGCCGATGTCAGCCTTGTCGCACGGGGACCGCATCTTGCTGCGATGCAGGGCGATGGCCTGACCTTGATTGAGGATGGTGTGCGCAAAACGGTCCCGGTCACCGCGTCCGACAATGCTGCTGATCTTGGTGTTCAGGACTATGTGATTGTAACACTCAAAGCCCATTCCGTTCCCCCTGTTGTTCCCAAAATGGCCCCGCTCATTGGGTCTGAGACCACAATCGTGTCGGGCGTGAACGGTGTGCCTTGGTGGTATTTCCACGGCCTCGAGGGCCCTTATGAGGGAACGCGTTTGCAAACAGTTGATCCTGGCAATGCGCAATGGGATGGCTTCGGCCCCGACCGCGTATTGGGGTGCGTGGTTTATCCCGCCGCCGAGGTGGCCGAGCCCGGCGTGATCAATCACATTGAAGGCAATCGCTTCTCTTTGGGCGAACCTGATGGCTCCAAGTCTGAACGTGCCATGCGCCTGTCCAAAGCGTTGATGGCAGCCGGCCTCAAGGCCCCGGTGCGCCCGCGTCTGCGCGATGAAATCTGGGTCAAATTATGGGGCAACCTGTCATTCAACCCGATCTCAGCGCTCACCCACGCGACGCTTGATGTCCTCTGCACCGATCCCGGAACACGGGCCGTGGCACGCAACATGATGCTGGAGGCGCAGACCATTGCGGAGGCCTTGGGCGTGAAATTCCCCATCGACGTGGACCGCCGGATTGACGGCGGCGCGGCCGTTGGCGCCCATCGCACCTCGATGCTTCAGGACCTCGATGCGGGCCGACCGATGGAGATTGATGCACTGCTGGGGTCTGTGCAGGAACTTGGCCGGATCACCGGGCACGCAACGCCGACAATTGATACGGTTCTGGCCCTCACGCAACTGCGCGGGCGGGTGGCGGGTCTGTATTCCTGA
- a CDS encoding ABC transporter permease: MARIALTSDRAGPLWLGLLALSLAALPWYKGTSLLTGPAASALFEAMSGRGWFWPLIVVTLALGALALTRNWQRSNIALGLTLAALILYLWQGFAVGLRGPSAEWVGGLFPQAAEGQTGLGWGGFMAGVALIGLISDLIAARGFCRGERFSSFCITAIVSLLTAFVFFPIISLGMAAFVDTDGNLALGTFVERLSASELWGVGCLIGQGRCGVVVNTVILGVLSATLATLLGLALALLVNRTDFRMKRALRAISILPIITPPFVVGVAIILLFGRTGLITSGVADLLGVRPGRWVYGLPGILIAQVLAFAPVTFLVLLSTLEAINPTLEEAARTLGARSMKTFKTVTWPLLRPGLAAAFLLAFIESLADFGNPIVLGGGFEVLSVKIFFAVVGARYDLGNAATLAMILLALTLIAFWLQMRWMGKKSYVTVTGKSDAGLAAPLPPVLKIGVFAVVLPWIVFTLAVYIIIAAGGFVTDIGRWDLTPTFDHLSTAFRFEFAESGLELYGSAWDSMITTLWVAGIAAPLTTLVGILTAWLVARQDFTGRRAFEFGTMLSFAIPGTVVGVSYVAAFNVPPVDITGTAAILIICFVFRNMPVGMRAGLAALAQIDKSMEEASQTMGAGGATTLRRVVMPLIRPAIFTALVYSFVTAMTAVSAVIFLVSARHNMATAYIMGRVEAGEYALAIAYSAVLMIVMILCVVIIQLLVGTRKLGRRKELQGGGAAAPAE; this comes from the coding sequence TTGGCACGCATCGCTTTGACATCTGATCGGGCCGGGCCCTTGTGGCTCGGCCTGCTTGCCCTCTCGCTGGCGGCATTACCTTGGTACAAGGGCACCTCGCTGCTAACGGGACCGGCGGCCTCGGCCTTGTTCGAGGCTATGTCGGGCCGTGGCTGGTTCTGGCCGTTGATTGTAGTGACGTTGGCCCTTGGGGCCTTGGCGCTCACCCGAAACTGGCAGAGGTCTAACATCGCGCTGGGGCTGACGCTGGCGGCCCTTATCCTCTACCTCTGGCAAGGCTTCGCGGTCGGCCTGCGCGGCCCGTCGGCGGAGTGGGTTGGCGGCCTCTTCCCACAAGCCGCAGAAGGCCAGACCGGCCTCGGCTGGGGCGGGTTCATGGCGGGCGTTGCCCTGATCGGCTTAATCTCGGACCTGATCGCGGCGCGCGGGTTCTGTAGGGGGGAGCGGTTTTCGTCCTTCTGCATCACGGCCATCGTGAGCCTGCTGACCGCTTTTGTCTTCTTTCCAATCATCTCGCTTGGCATGGCGGCTTTCGTCGATACAGATGGCAACCTCGCCCTTGGCACCTTCGTCGAACGACTGTCCGCGTCTGAACTGTGGGGTGTCGGCTGCCTGATCGGTCAGGGGCGTTGCGGCGTCGTTGTGAATACCGTTATCCTTGGCGTGCTGTCGGCCACATTGGCCACGCTGCTGGGGCTGGCGCTTGCGCTATTGGTCAACCGCACCGATTTCCGCATGAAGCGCGCGTTGCGGGCGATTTCTATCCTGCCAATCATCACGCCACCCTTCGTTGTGGGTGTGGCCATCATCCTACTGTTCGGTCGCACGGGCCTGATCACCTCAGGCGTGGCCGACCTGCTTGGCGTCCGCCCGGGCCGATGGGTCTATGGCCTGCCGGGCATTCTGATCGCACAGGTTCTTGCCTTCGCACCGGTCACGTTCCTCGTGTTGCTTTCGACGTTGGAAGCGATCAATCCGACTCTGGAGGAAGCTGCCCGCACCCTCGGTGCGCGGTCGATGAAGACCTTCAAGACGGTAACCTGGCCGCTTCTTCGCCCGGGCCTCGCGGCAGCGTTCCTTTTGGCGTTCATCGAAAGCCTGGCCGATTTCGGCAATCCCATCGTACTTGGCGGCGGGTTTGAGGTGCTGTCGGTCAAGATTTTCTTCGCCGTGGTGGGCGCGCGCTATGACCTTGGGAACGCGGCCACGCTGGCGATGATCCTGCTGGCGCTGACACTGATCGCCTTCTGGCTGCAAATGCGCTGGATGGGCAAGAAAAGCTACGTCACGGTAACGGGCAAATCCGATGCGGGCCTCGCCGCACCCCTGCCGCCGGTCCTGAAGATCGGGGTCTTTGCGGTGGTTCTGCCGTGGATCGTATTTACGCTGGCGGTCTACATCATCATTGCGGCGGGTGGGTTCGTGACCGACATCGGGCGATGGGATCTGACCCCGACCTTCGATCACCTCTCGACCGCGTTCCGATTTGAGTTCGCGGAGAGCGGGTTGGAGCTCTATGGCTCCGCTTGGGACTCGATGATCACCACGCTTTGGGTGGCGGGTATCGCGGCGCCGCTGACTACTCTGGTGGGCATTCTAACGGCCTGGCTTGTCGCGCGGCAGGACTTTACCGGCAGGCGGGCCTTCGAGTTCGGCACCATGCTCTCCTTTGCAATCCCCGGCACGGTCGTAGGGGTGTCGTATGTCGCGGCCTTCAACGTCCCGCCCGTGGACATCACCGGGACGGCGGCGATCCTGATCATCTGCTTTGTCTTTCGCAACATGCCGGTCGGGATGCGCGCCGGCCTTGCGGCGCTGGCGCAGATCGACAAATCGATGGAGGAGGCGAGCCAGACCATGGGGGCAGGTGGGGCGACGACCTTGCGACGGGTCGTGATGCCTTTGATCCGACCGGCGATTTTCACCGCCTTGGTCTATTCCTTCGTCACGGCGATGACGGCTGTCTCGGCGGTGATCTTCCTTGTCTCGGCCCGGCACAACATGGCGACGGCCTACATCATGGGCAGGGTGGAGGCCGGAGAATATGCGCTCGCCATCGCCTATTCGGCGGTGCTCATGATCGTGATGATCTTGTGCGTAGTGATCATCCAATTGCTCGTCGGAACCCGCAAATTGGGGCGGCGCAAGGAATTGCAGGGCGGCGGCGCAGCCGCACCTGCGGAATAA
- a CDS encoding ABC transporter substrate-binding protein yields the protein MTKSNVSAAALIAAGFAVAIPATAQADELVLYCSVQEEWCRAMSEAFQRETGIDVLMTRRSSGETYAQIAAESEQPRGDVWWGGTGDPHLQAAQEGLTAEYSSPMLGELQDWAQRQAETSGNRTVGIYAGGLGFGYNSDLVTDNPPSCWADLLDERFADDVQVANPNSSGTSYTMLATMVQLMGEDEAFEYLANLHNNISQYTQSGSAPIRAAATGETAIGIVFMHDAVAQTVQGAPIVAVAPCEGTGYEVGSMSIIEGGPNPDAARAFYDWALTPEAQEIGATANSFQIPSNVNAATPEEAPRLEDIELIDYDFALYGSSEERTRLLERWDADIGSLPQ from the coding sequence ATGACTAAATCCAACGTTTCTGCTGCAGCTTTGATCGCTGCTGGTTTCGCAGTTGCCATTCCGGCAACGGCGCAGGCTGACGAATTGGTGCTTTACTGCTCGGTGCAAGAGGAGTGGTGCCGCGCAATGTCTGAGGCTTTCCAGCGCGAAACCGGGATTGATGTTCTTATGACGCGCCGGTCCTCAGGTGAGACCTATGCCCAGATCGCGGCAGAGTCTGAGCAGCCGCGTGGCGACGTGTGGTGGGGCGGCACCGGTGACCCGCATCTTCAGGCGGCCCAAGAGGGGCTCACGGCTGAATACAGCTCGCCGATGTTGGGCGAATTGCAAGATTGGGCGCAGCGTCAGGCTGAGACCTCGGGCAACCGGACGGTCGGCATCTACGCAGGTGGCCTCGGCTTTGGATACAACTCCGACCTCGTGACAGATAACCCGCCGTCCTGCTGGGCGGATCTGCTGGATGAGCGCTTTGCCGATGACGTGCAGGTGGCAAACCCGAACTCGTCGGGCACATCCTATACGATGCTGGCCACGATGGTTCAGTTGATGGGTGAGGATGAGGCATTTGAATACCTCGCCAACCTCCATAACAATATAAGCCAGTACACGCAGTCGGGCTCAGCCCCGATCCGCGCGGCGGCGACGGGTGAAACGGCAATTGGCATCGTCTTTATGCACGACGCTGTGGCGCAGACGGTGCAGGGTGCCCCGATTGTTGCGGTCGCGCCGTGCGAGGGCACGGGCTATGAAGTCGGCTCCATGTCGATCATCGAAGGTGGCCCCAATCCCGATGCGGCTCGCGCGTTCTACGACTGGGCCCTGACGCCGGAGGCGCAGGAAATCGGTGCCACGGCCAATAGCTTCCAGATTCCGTCCAACGTGAATGCGGCCACGCCGGAAGAGGCGCCGCGGCTCGAAGATATCGAGCTGATCGACTATGATTTCGCCCTCTACGGCTCCAGCGAAGAGCGCACGCGCCTGCTGGAACGCTGGGATGCCGATATCGGATCGCTGCCGCAGTAA
- a CDS encoding LysR family transcriptional regulator, giving the protein MRHLKMYRAIQMIHRSGSIRRAAQDLAVSPSALNRSVQAFEEELSFTVFQRTASGVELSEAGELLLNVIDRHLIEFGELQRQLGRLRDGETGELRVSVGSDLLAGQLSAAIADMETDHPGFSIEVRCEDGIDSLRRRQVDLALLTNPVTDDATEVVHAQSIKLVAWKSEGQNAVPSGLWDLAQTRVLLPPEGTGSRVALIHLLRRNRLELNAVSSQPASQAVDYLGHPDRIVFFPEIILPNSVRRGQFIRLPWDLGEVQLCVLRSARVPMTRAAQLFLTSLQLRLVEMTSD; this is encoded by the coding sequence ATGCGTCACCTAAAAATGTACAGGGCGATCCAAATGATCCATCGCAGCGGCTCCATCCGGCGGGCCGCACAGGATCTTGCGGTTTCGCCCTCTGCCCTCAATCGGTCAGTCCAGGCATTCGAAGAGGAATTGTCGTTCACCGTGTTCCAAAGAACGGCTTCTGGCGTTGAGTTGTCGGAGGCCGGGGAATTGCTGTTGAACGTCATTGACCGACATTTGATTGAATTCGGAGAACTCCAAAGGCAGCTGGGTCGGCTGCGCGATGGCGAGACAGGTGAACTAAGGGTCAGCGTCGGAAGTGACTTGCTCGCGGGCCAATTGTCCGCCGCGATTGCCGATATGGAAACGGATCATCCAGGGTTTTCCATCGAAGTGCGTTGCGAGGACGGGATCGACAGTTTGCGTCGGCGGCAGGTTGATCTTGCCCTGTTAACCAACCCCGTCACCGACGACGCAACGGAGGTGGTCCATGCACAATCCATCAAGTTGGTGGCGTGGAAAAGCGAGGGCCAGAATGCCGTGCCTTCTGGCCTTTGGGATCTGGCTCAAACCCGCGTGCTTTTACCGCCCGAAGGCACTGGGTCCCGGGTCGCGCTGATCCATTTGCTGCGTCGCAACCGCCTTGAGTTGAATGCCGTCTCGTCGCAGCCGGCGTCGCAAGCAGTTGACTATCTTGGACATCCCGATCGCATTGTGTTTTTCCCAGAGATCATTTTGCCGAATTCGGTTCGACGGGGGCAATTTATTCGGCTGCCGTGGGACTTGGGAGAGGTGCAACTTTGCGTTTTGAGATCTGCGCGCGTGCCGATGACACGGGCGGCACAGCTCTTCCTGACAAGCCTCCAGCTCAGGCTGGTTGAGATGACTTCAGACTAG
- a CDS encoding acyl--CoA ligase, which produces MTTTLAALWMAQDQTAPAIGAPGQDWLSYGGLRTLADQTASALHDAGIGRGDRVAIVLPNGPEMAAAFVCVANVATTCPLNPAYKVDEFAFYLDDLKAKAIILAEGEAGPAFEAAKSQGLLVLRLGTEAGSPAGQFTLRAEGIGGTSDRNAPEAGDVALILHTSGTTSRPKIVPLLQSNIAASAGNIGTSLDLTAKDRCLNVMPLFHIHGLIAAVSATLASGGSVWCAPGFDALKFFGWMREAQPTWYTAVPTMHQTILSRASRNADTITDVPLRFLRSSSASLPGPVMEALAETFNAPVIEGYGMTEATHQMASNPLPPRAQKPGAVGVEAGPLVRIAHEAENHLIDGVGEIVISGPNVTPGYEGNPDANAKSFFEADGKRWFRTGDQGQFDDEGYLTLTGRLKEIINRGGEKVSPLEVDGVLSAHPAVAQVVTFALPHSKLGEEVAAAAVLKEGAEASEADIRAFASERLAGFKVPRKVVILDEIPKGATGKLQRIGLADKLGLTEGA; this is translated from the coding sequence ATGACAACCACCCTTGCCGCACTCTGGATGGCTCAAGACCAAACCGCACCCGCCATCGGCGCGCCAGGCCAGGACTGGTTGAGCTATGGCGGGCTGCGCACCCTTGCCGATCAGACTGCATCGGCGCTGCATGATGCAGGCATCGGGCGCGGCGACAGGGTTGCGATTGTTCTACCCAACGGCCCCGAAATGGCAGCGGCATTTGTGTGCGTTGCCAACGTGGCGACGACCTGCCCACTAAACCCCGCCTACAAGGTTGATGAGTTCGCCTTCTATCTGGACGACCTCAAGGCCAAAGCGATTATCCTTGCTGAAGGCGAGGCAGGTCCAGCGTTTGAGGCTGCTAAGTCGCAAGGACTTCTGGTGCTCCGCTTGGGCACCGAAGCGGGCTCTCCGGCTGGCCAGTTCACGCTGCGCGCGGAAGGCATTGGCGGCACGTCAGATCGTAACGCTCCTGAAGCCGGTGATGTCGCGCTGATTTTGCACACTTCGGGCACCACATCCCGCCCCAAGATCGTGCCGCTATTGCAATCCAACATTGCCGCCTCTGCCGGCAACATTGGCACCTCCTTGGATCTGACGGCAAAGGATCGCTGCCTGAACGTCATGCCGCTTTTCCACATCCACGGGCTGATCGCAGCCGTGTCGGCGACGCTGGCATCTGGCGGTTCGGTCTGGTGCGCGCCGGGCTTTGACGCGCTCAAGTTCTTCGGCTGGATGCGTGAGGCGCAGCCAACTTGGTACACCGCGGTTCCTACAATGCACCAAACCATCCTCAGCCGGGCCAGCCGCAACGCCGATACGATTACCGATGTGCCGCTGCGCTTCCTGCGATCCTCCTCCGCCTCCCTGCCCGGCCCGGTGATGGAGGCCTTGGCCGAAACGTTCAACGCCCCAGTAATCGAAGGCTATGGGATGACCGAAGCGACCCACCAAATGGCTTCCAACCCCCTCCCGCCCCGCGCGCAAAAACCCGGCGCGGTCGGCGTTGAAGCCGGGCCCCTGGTCCGAATTGCGCACGAGGCGGAGAACCACCTGATCGACGGCGTCGGTGAAATCGTCATATCGGGTCCGAACGTGACGCCCGGCTATGAGGGCAATCCTGACGCCAACGCCAAAAGCTTCTTTGAGGCGGACGGAAAACGTTGGTTCCGCACTGGCGATCAAGGCCAGTTCGACGATGAAGGCTACCTGACTCTCACGGGTCGACTGAAAGAGATCATCAACCGTGGTGGCGAAAAGGTCTCCCCCTTGGAGGTGGACGGTGTCCTCTCTGCTCATCCTGCAGTCGCGCAGGTTGTGACCTTTGCCCTGCCCCACTCGAAACTGGGCGAGGAGGTTGCCGCGGCAGCCGTGTTGAAAGAGGGCGCAGAGGCTAGCGAAGCCGACATCCGCGCGTTCGCTTCAGAACGGCTTGCGGGGTTTAAGGTACCGCGTAAGGTTGTGATCCTCGACGAAATCCCAAAAGGCGCAACAGGTAAACTGCAGCGGATCGGCTTGGCTGATAAGCTTGGCCTGACCGAGGGGGCGTAG